Within the Musa acuminata AAA Group cultivar baxijiao chromosome BXJ2-9, Cavendish_Baxijiao_AAA, whole genome shotgun sequence genome, the region GAGTGCTCTTGGAGGGATCTTGAATTCATGGACAGCAACTGGAATCATATCAAAAGAGGCCTGAATTTCATGGCTGTAGGAAGAAAAATAAGAGATTTAAATTGTCATTGGAAACAATGATAAGCACTATGAATTAACCATGGATAAAAAAGAGTAGCTAACAAGCACAAAGCTCATAAACTATGATCACAATTTTGGCTTACCCATTTTCTAAAATTGGAGCATACATGAGCTCAAACTTTAGTATAACTGCAGATATTAATGGTTTCTGGCAATAAAAGTGCAAAGGTGTCATTATCTGGGAAATAAATATTACTTCAAGCAACAGGTTAAGAGTGATGCCAACCTCATCCTTCCCTATGGCAAAATTGAAAGATACCATAACAGATAAAGGAACATCCTGCCTAGCATATTTAATTTTGAATGGCTGGGTAGAGAAACTATGATCAGCATCATCAATTCTCCAAACACCCAAAAGGTCATCTGAGACTGTGTTGGGAGCTGTACAATTTACCTAAAATGTCAATACACATGATACAAAAAACATCATGCATGAAAACAATCCATTAGCTTTTCTGGAGTTAAATATGCGTAAAACATTACAAGATTATGCATATAGTAGGCAAGATATTTAAATGATCCACTAATATGACAACAAATAGAACTAAAGTGCAAAAGATGTCTAACAGCAACAATGCCTGAAACCCACCTATTTGTGTTGTAGTCAAATGGTTGCTAACCCACTAAAATCCCAACCTAGAAGTGATTTGGAAGTTGGTTCTACTATAAGTTGAAAATGCTGAACTAAGGGAACTGTGGCATACATGAATCTTTGAATTTTTTTACCTATTCTTCTTTAAAATTGAGTTGATTTAAGTGATAATTATATAGGAAGCATTTAGATTTCAGAGTCATAAGTAGAACTATTTCTAAGATAACATATAGATCCTGGAGAGACTTCTAAGTTtcttatttattaaaattaaactATGGGACAAAGACTGAAATATTAATCATGTCGATCAGTACAAAGCAATATCTTTACCTATTCAAGGACTGAAACACAATTTTATTGAATTGGTTAAGAACATGTCTTATCACTTGGTATGCTTACCATTCTGAGTGTACCAGGCTATACAGGAAATCCACCAACCCAAAAATCCCAGTACACTCCCATCCCTTTTTCCCACTCTTATCATCCAATACCCTCTTCTTTCCATTCTTTCATTTGCTCTAACTTCTCAATCTCTTACATTCTCACATGCAAATCTTCGTGTTTTACAAGTATAACTTTGATTACAAGAAAATAAAGCTTAAGTTTCAAGAAATCATCCCTGTGTTTCACAAATGAAACGTAAACCTGAAGCTCAAATCAAATTTTATACTGAGTTTTGTTGATTAAAGCATTGTATTGGAACTTTCTTCACCTTAAGGTCatgatttcatgtttggattttgGCTCTCTTTATAGATCCATGGATGAGAATTTTCCAATTTCATGTTGAAATGAGAGGCTGGATTTATGAAAATTTAGCATAGTTCTACTTGATTCTAAGTCGGATCCACTTATATCTGAGCAAGATTTATGTAAATCCAGTACAGTTGGATCTGCTTCATAAGCAGATATAATAATAACTGCAATTTTACTGTTCAATAGCCAACACAACAATACTTGTCAAAGACCTAAGCAGCCTACTATCGCAATTATAATGAATGACGATGAGGTCATCATTCTTACTATATCCTTCATTAGTGGCACACACAATATATCAAACATTTAATTACTTCAATTTTTTAAGTTTCGATCTTGAAATTTGGGCACAATTTCTTGTTATCTAAAAATGTATGCAAACAGCTGATCAACCCAACTTGTTAGAAGATACTACAACAAGATTTACGCTCATAACCACATGAAACATCATATTGGTTCTACTTCTACCAACAAGACGAAACCACGGACGGACCATCACTATCAAGAGACTACTCAAGTAGCATCTAGAAAACCAACAACATTGCTCGGAGCATCTAAAACAAGTACCTTCATACTGAATAACTCTGGACGGAGTACCGCAAGAATGCAAGCTGCTGTCTTCCCACCGCGCACTTATCTTTATCTGGTACCATCTGCTTAACCAACCAGAACAAAATTAGGTATTTCCAAAAGTCCAGATTGAAAAGCTCACAATTCTCCTCACGCAATGAAATTAAACGGAAAAGGAGTAGAATTTAAAGCATTACCCTTGCTGAAAGAGATCGAGGTTATGGAACCGATGAATGTAAATGGCGATCTCGTGGACTGTCTCTAGCATGTCTGGCGGCTGGAACTTAACTCGCCGCGGCCTCGCATCGAGCAATCTCTTCGTAGGTGGGGTCTTCGGGTTCAGGCCGATGAGGTATCTCATCCGCCGAAACATATGTGACCGGCGACCGTGATCGGCCTCAGGACTAGCATCCCTGCACCCGAGAACTACGATTTGCGAGAGGAAACGAGCCTAATTCTCATCTGAGTCCACCCGATCCTTTTCCTACTCCCAGGAATACAACCAAGAGGCAAGGAAATGGATCGTGTCCTTTTAGAAGACCGGTGGATGGAGAGTTCTCGACGCGGATCGAGGGTTTCTTCTTAATTCCACCACCGAAGAAAACTAGGGTTTTCGGCGTGATCAGGGGAGGAAAGAGACGGAGACAGCGGGCCGCTTCCACTTTTGCCCGTGAGAGGGACGGAAGGTGAGGCGAGTTCACGTGTGCGCGCACACCATGCACGCCAAGATCTGACCAACAAGAAGAAGCCACCGCGTCACTTGTGCTTTTACGGATGCAGACTCTAAGTACGTGGCACTTCTGTGGTTCTTTATACATGACGCGTGTGCATTGGACGGTGAGGCTTTCCTGACTTCGCATAACACTAGTTGGGAGAGTGGGACGCTGTCGATTTGACGATGACTTCCTGAACCCTGCATGAGTCCAACCAGGCGAGCAGCACCTAGCACCGATGTAGATCTATCAACAGTTGTCCGTGGAATCACTGGGTAGAAGGTCGACGGCAAGGATTACGAGATCTACAGATCAAATATGATTGATACGATGGTAGATTTGGAAAGTGGCGTCTTAGATGATGGTAGCAAACCCTATCTTTCCCTACCCACAGATACATGATCCTGCTCATGATGATAATTGAGTTAGCAAGGACCAGTACAAATTATAGAAACTTGGGTGAATAGATAGATTCCAGAACTGATAGGATAAAATTTACATGCATTATACTGTTATTGTTTCTAGATAGTtgcaaatcaattttttttttctagttatCTAAAcgattaaaaatagaaaaataaggaTATTTATCCCAACATATTATTACAACCATGGTAAAGAAATTAATGTTAATGATGCTATATGgtagtatttaaatcttttgctTAAATTAATGGTCTTAAATTTTTCTACGtatcaatgttgcaacattggctACAAATTGGTGACTGGTGTAAGATCTTGGCCGTATGATATGTAGTgttgaaaaataaatattcataGGGTGCAAATCTTTCACAAATGAATGTTGGGAACAATCGCACATTTGTTTTGGCGAAGCATATTGGctagaaattataaaaaataaaataaaatagaggctcatGCATCAATGTCTAAATCTACAGTGacatatcaagatcatgatagttCATATTACCTTTGACAACAAAGTGATGGAAATCTTTGTTTACAGTCAAATCTCATCAATTATTAAAGCAGGAACTTGAATCCCAGTCTTATTAATAAGACATTTATATAGGAAATTTGAGAAAAATCATTCTGGTTTAGTATCTCCACTGGTAATTAAAAGAAAACGCAGCCCTATAAAACCCACCTGAGGTTGGTACTACTACCTACTAAATATATATCTAAAACCCGCAAGGTATACATGTCCTACAACCAACTAAATCTCAGTGCTCTTGGGACGTCATCTGCTCCTAAAATTTCAACAGAGAGACAGTAAATTGATGCTGCATCAGTGGAAGTATAATGTTATGGTGTTACTAAGGGAGAATGAAGAGTGGAGGGCTGACAGCTCATGCCATTGAACCTACTGGATGACCTAGCTGTCctgagcaaaagctttctcctcgAAGCAACAGAGATCATCTTGAAGTTTTGGCCGAGTTCCTTTGATGCTTCATCACGATGACTCAAAAAACATGTGGATTTGGTGCATATTTGTTGCAGATCTGGAACAGAATATAAAAATTTGAATGAAAGTGGGTGCTGAATAGcagaattccgacagaacttgaaCTACAAATTGGGGACAATTTTTAAATTCTATAtttctcaaattaaaaaaaaaaatagtatctCACCCATTCATCAAGCATAGACACTATCAAGATCAAGTTGTACAATGGGTCTGAGATAAAGCATAAAAGCAATGAAGAAACAAATAGATGAAGATAAGCCAACACTGTGCTGCCAGAACaagaaaaggggaaaaatatatgatatatattcttCTCATTGCGTTTGTCCAAACAAATGGTGTCCTTGCTTGAGTAAAGCATGAACTATCCTCCAAATGGCCCAAGACTATGACAGTTGAATTGGCATTCAACTATTAGTTGACTAATAATTGTAGTAGAAGGCCTGACAGAATATGaactctactttttttttttttgtcagagtTTTGGTTATTTTCAGCTCTTCCTTAAAGATTCTAGGAAAGATTGTCTATGGTTCTACTTCTCTCTGGTTGGTCTATATTTATCCCACTAAATCAAATGAAGAAGAACTCCAGTAACAAACATTATGACAATTCCAGCTTCTAAACATACAAACTATGCATAAGTAAAAGATGCTTGAGATTTTTTGATACCTCACGGATTGGTTCATTGTCATAGTTAAACATGTTGCTGCAAAGGCACCTTCTTTGTTATCACTACTTGTCCTTGCATATCTTACGTCGCATTAAGTACTTTTTGTTTCTTATACATTGAACTCTTCTGTTAGTTTTGTCCTAACAGGATCAAGGAGCTTCTATCAGGTTCTTTCTGGGAGAAAAAGGCAATATTGTATATTAACATGCACCACTCCATTTAATACCATATGTCAAGGCTTAATCCATTTGACAGGAAGATCTCATTTGTTGCATTGATGAAGCTTCTGCGACTAGCTTAATGTAAAAAGGATTTTGGCCCTAGTGTAACTTAAAGTATTTTATGAAGTAAGAGGACATGATAAAATGAATGCCTTCCAGCACAAAAATGAACATTATTTAGTTAAAAGAAGGATAAACCTGATTTACCTTCATGGATCTATAATCAATTTGCTGAGATCCAACGGTTATATTCATCCATTCTTATGATGAAGGAACTTGAACTCCGGTTGCCACCTCCACCAAATGCCTGCAATTTTCAAATGCATGACAAGGCAGGTCTAAGAAAGCATctcattttcaaaatatatacaaaaaagaTAAAATGCCATAGTGTACTATACATACCTTTGCAATCTCTGAAGTATCAGTGCCACAGTCTGTGCTCCTCAAACACATCTTCAAATTACACCGCTGCATGAACACAACTGCCCCTATAGGCCTGAAGGTACAAATAATTCTAATCAGTTCTTTCCATGTATTTAACAGACTATTCAATTGTTATCATAAATGTAGATAAGTTCAATTTTTATTAGTTTCAAAGAATCTTTGACTTCAAATATCATGAATTTGTCAATAAAACCCATCAAAGACATGGCCAATGAGGTAAGCCAGGCAAAGAAACATGCATTCTCTGGGTAGTCCTTTTACAGTTGTCCTTCAGATTAATTCACATAAAATAACTTCCAAGCTATTATCCAATCAGTGTCGTCAAAGACTAAgtgaaattgttaatcaaaatgcaCTGATAGGAGTAGTTATTTTACCTCAAACCAGCCGCTGCACTTCTTCTACTAAGCTCAACACCAATTTCATGGCTTAGATCTGAATTTCCATCAGCCCTGACAGCCTAGCATTAGCAGAGAAGTAAACTATTAAATAGAGTAGGAAGGAAAATTCCCTAAAAGTTTATGATGATTTGGCATGACACTAGTTATATCCAGTGTGTTGATAACATTTGTGGACTGCTTCACGTAATTTATGCACTAAAGTAATCAAAGTTCAAGGCAAAATAAAAAAAGGTTTGACCAGAATATTTCACAAAACTTCACCTAATGCACATgccacagatcataaataattctATGTCATTTAGGTTAATGGTTGCGTTCAGATCATGCATAATGGTAACATTAACACTTAAATAGTACAAACAACTATCACTAAGAATGCATCATCCATAAGTAGAATTTTCACAACTTGATGCAATGAATTTGACAGTAGATGAAAAATCTCAGGTTGGTGCATCAAACAAGTATCCAAATACAAAATGGTATTTTGGTTGGAACTTGAATTTCCACTTGGAATTTCATGGAGAAATCAAGCTTGAACCAAACAGGTAAATCctaatatttataatttctatactGAACAAGGTGAAATAGTATTAAATTAAAAAGCGCATACCCAGTACACGAGGCTTCCGCCAATGCGGGATCTGGGAAGGGTCAATGTGTGcagccttacctttaaatatttaaaaagactGTTTCTGTGATCGGAAAAGTATCaaactggaaaaaaaaaattgcacctTGCAGGAATGAGACATAAAGAGTCAACAGTTGCATATCACAATTATATTAAGAACAATAAGATGAATATACACTTCTAGACCAATTCAGTCAAATTCATTGATTCATATGGAGTTAAAAAATCTTCTATTTCAGTTAGGATTACTCAAACAAGGCAGGTTTGTTTAAGTTACTGCAACATGCAGTCCTTTTATTTCTTATCATGAGTGTCGTTTGATCaaaataataacagataaaacaaGTACTACAGGTTGTAATTCACATAAAACAACAAATTGCAACCTACCTAAAATGATAGAAGAATCTAAATTCATGCGGCCAAAAGAATCTGATGAGAGAAGAAGTTTTCCGGAAAatgtaaaagaaaaattaaaaaagtcATACCAGGCACTTGCCATATAATCCTCTTCCCAGTTGGATTTTAAAAGCCTTTCCCAGCAACTTCTTTGCTGCATCCTCACGGGAACGAGTATAAGAATTTCCCTTGGCAATCAAAACACTAGCATCGATTTGCAAGAGCTGATTGATAAGGAGATCATAATTTATGCTTTAACATAGAAGTTGCTGTCATAAAAAAAACGTGGATACAGTATAATAATGTTGGCATTAGAAAACAGACCTGCTCAAACATAAAAGGATTGGTGATACAATTCAGCTTTGCACGCTCATCCCTAAGTCCAATGTTGAATGCCTTGATATCAGGCATCCTCCACTGGTGAAGATCCACATCTTCTACATGTCTTAGAACAGTTGCAACACGTTCTTCATCCTCTTGGTTCAATAAGTTTGCAATCTCAAACTGTTTCATTGGTCCAGTGAGAAGCTATAAGTTGTGATTGTTTTAATCAGCTATACATCTGACATCTAACAATGATAAATATAGTTCAGCCAATAAATATGCACACATCCAAAAGGTTGATCACATAACGGAATTCCTGTGTAACCTTTAAACTCAAATTGAACACAGTGACTTTCAATAGGTTCAAGTAGATAATAACGTACAGAGATAAGAAAATTTTACTCTTCGCGTAACCTGCGAGGACTTCATTTGAAAGAGCTTCTCCGAGAAGAAATCATAGACAGCAAGAGCACTGCTCTTCTTGGTGTCGATGCGGAGCTCCAGATTATCCAAGCATTCTCCTATTCTTGAAATCCTTCTCAAAGTATTCTCTCGGTGATCAAAAGCTATCACTCTGAAATCGTTCGAGATTGCCCATTTTAGATTCTAGATTTACAATATGCACTGAAGGCAAAAccaaaaaggaaggaaaattaaTTGCAAGAGCAACAAAATtcgtttttcttcctcccttctccTTTACCTAGGAATTATCCGCGACATCTCCACCGAGAAGAGTTTTGGGCCGATGAAATCGAGAAGGTAGCACGTTTCGAAAGCTCCGGTTTCGAAGTCTTCCGCCCTTGGAAGGACAATGCCGTTCGAGATCAAGACACAACgcaaagaaaaaaatgaagaaagagGAGCAGGTGGCAGGATAATGGCAAGAGGGATCACCTACCTGAAAGGCTCGACGGAGGAGAAGGGCAAGACGAGGAAGGGGAGGCCGAGGTGAGAGTGGAAAAGGTGGGCGAACAGGGCGGCGAAGGCACCGGAGAAGGAGGGGTAGTTGTACAGAACGAGGTGGGAGCGGGCGGCGGCGGTAACGGTTCTAGAATGGGAACGGAGGGCGTCCAGCGCGGCTTCCGATCGAAAGCATCGACGGGACGGTGGCGACCGGGGagtgaggaggaaggaggagTTCCATCCCTTGAGGGCAGCGAGAGAGGAACGAACCATCGTCTTCCGGCGGAGGCGAGGCTCCTGTCTCCCGTCGACGTGCCGGAAGCATACATCAAGTGAGAGTCCTACAATCTAGGGCTTGAGGGAATGGGCCGTTTATGGGCTCCAAACACGACACGCAAAGGCCGTTCATTGTCACCGTCGCTAGTCGGGTGAGAATGAGATGAGTTGGAACAATTCTACAGTAACGTACTTATAGTCATTGATCAACTGATACAGACTAATAATTGTACTTCTGATCAAACTTGGCCATCTGATCAAACGTACTTACAGTCAGCTCCAATTTTGTTACGCAGACAAGGGACGTGGAAGAACGCGTGCCGGTGGAGTGATGAGTTGTTTGTTTGTATATGGCTTCGTGGGCAGAGGTCGGGCAATCACTTCCCAGGTTTGATGCGATCACTTTCCTCGTGCCCTGGCTCGTGAGTCTGTAATCCGAACCGCAGCAATCGAGGCACGAGTGGGTTGCCTTATTCTACAAGAACGGGTAACTTGGCATCAACGATGATACGATCGGAAAAATTGCAACAATCTATCGGAAAGGGTACGTTCAAAGTGTCTATGACAACTTAACTTCACCAAGTTGTAAGACCATTACGGAAGATGAACAAACGAGGTAATAACGTAATAATGGATGAAAAGCCACTAATATGTGTAAGCGGTGAAATGCTTGCCTACTTAGTTAAATAACAGAAAGTGGTCACTGAAAAGTAAATTAcgatttctcttctttcttttttttttttccttttctccagGGCATTAAGAACAACACCTCTTCTCTCTCTTGCAAATTCTCTCTATACAATTTAGTAATTACCTCTGAGACAGTGATAAAGCATAGACCTCTCATGGCAGCAGACAGGTTCATCGAGGTTTGGTTTCATCCTGTCAGTAACCTTCCTCCGCCTCGGAAGCAAGAGGCTCACTTCGGACAAATGATTCCTTCAAGAGCTTCTTCCTCTCCCTACCACTGCATGGAGTGCGTTCTCCGAAGAATGCGTGGAGGTTTTTTCATCTCGGTGACCGGGATTAGATTCTCCATAAGCTGCAAAGGTCGCAAATACAGGTTAAACCTAAATAATCATAGTATCTATCAACTCTTGTAAAAATGTTCAAAAATATTCAATACCTCCGATAAATCTGATCAAATGTGGAGTTTACAAACAAATGAAGGAATAGAGTCCCTGATGCTTTCAGGAGCTTATTCACTTGACTAACATAGTCAAGAGTATCACATCTCTCGAATGCCATGAGGCTTGGAACCATAAAGAAATAATGTATGTCTAAATACCAGAGCATAAAGTTTGGAAACAATCTTAAAAACTATTCGTGTGGCCACTATTGATGTAGGTGGAAATGATTAAGAATTAATTTGATAACATAGAAAGTGTATAGGATTGGGAATAACAATCATTGATTCCCATGTTTGATTTAAGGTATTTTAGTTCTCATCCCAATTGTGAAATGGAATCAACTTATTCTTAGAACCAAGAATCTAATTCCCAACTCTCCCTAAGGAATTAATAGTGATtcctagatattttattttgtttgacAATGAATGACTTCCTACCTATGGCCTTCTTTCCAACATAAAAtaatttccatttaaactaatataAATGTAAAATAACATaaccataaaaaatatatatacattacaATAtgtcatgaagataaaataatataatataatataacataatgtagatatcaaataatataacacAGACAGCTActgatattaaaatataaatattaaatataaaaaattaaataatacaaaaataaaataaaatataaaagcaTAGATAATAAACAGTAGCATAAGTACTATATCATATAAAATGcagcatataatataatatttaaaaaataaaagtacaaCAAAATATAGATGTAAATCCATAATATTATATGGACTTGAGTGTCTTCTTACATGGTCAATGAAACAGCTGCCTCCACCAATTAAGATCACAGTATGTGGGTCCAGACAGTTAAAAGCATTACATtaacaaaaattaattttaacatgcCACAATTATTTTGCTTTTAAGCCTACACCCTACTGATGAGCACAAATTAGCAAGCAAATTCAGCAGAAGTTCCTCTATTCCATCTTGATAAGATAGTTTCCATGGATGATAAACTGTGAATGATCATGCACAGTATGTTTGAGACTCGAAGAACAGAAAAACCATGTAAGATGTGGAAGTGACCTATAATTACATCTGGGAGCACTTCAACTTTATATAAATTAGCATAATTTATATATGGAAAACCAATGTGAATGATCATGCACCATATGTTTGAGACTCGAACAGAAAAACCATGTAAGATGTGGAAGTGACCAATAATTACATCTGGGAGCACTTCAACTTTAACAGCATTTGCCAAAAGTGAAAATCTTAACTAGAGAATACCATA harbors:
- the LOC135622805 gene encoding uncharacterized protein LOC135622805, translated to MVRSSLAALKGWNSSFLLTPRSPPSRRCFRSEAALDALRSHSRTVTAAARSHLVLYNYPSFSGAFAALFAHLFHSHLGLPFLVLPFSSVEPFRAEDFETGAFETCYLLDFIGPKLFSVEMSRIIPRVIAFDHRENTLRRISRIGECLDNLELRIDTKKSSALAVYDFFSEKLFQMKSSQFEIANLLNQEDEERVATVLRHVEDVDLHQWRMPDIKAFNIGLRDERAKLNCITNPFMFEQLLQIDASVLIAKGNSYTRSREDAAKKLLGKAFKIQLGRGLYGKCLAVRADGNSDLSHEIGVELSRRSAAAGLRPIGAVVFMQRCNLKMCLRSTDCGTDTSEIAKAFGGGGNRSSSSFIIRMDEYNRWISAN